From Streptomyces sp. NBC_01754, a single genomic window includes:
- a CDS encoding polymorphic toxin type 44 domain-containing protein, with translation MLSYQEVVTTDLSVLTKAAEKWETMAADLAKVGKRYGETVQKITLGQNWHGLSVEAAHTKFATTRREYKSAQTEAKSVAKILRDAHTGFVDLKKKVESARDDAVAAGMAVSAAGRATFDFTRLKDPSQEHALRHDPDLKGVEESWTSHIASAVRAVDEFDKAVKQALEGVVVDGNLLDGTVGGFNATTRPVIPPTGQERSEQKFTDAEKWIFEEMKRNAKSDTVGNIKALLDEPEWYEFSRNYGSDINAAMVMWGVKVAPGQDWDHKPQLQQRYDLQTIDDYYFKQPGTNREVFYDIYSNVHYGYVGRAAGFDTDTLIQGASLGETVLTGDDDQGDQITMRVGIDLYEKYGDDLTEKQLRQGINDAMDQMEQAQRNGEDVPQVRTRK, from the coding sequence GTGCTGTCGTATCAGGAAGTCGTGACGACCGATCTCAGTGTTCTGACGAAGGCTGCCGAGAAATGGGAAACCATGGCCGCCGATCTCGCGAAGGTCGGGAAGCGCTACGGGGAGACCGTCCAGAAGATCACGCTGGGGCAGAACTGGCATGGGCTCAGCGTGGAAGCGGCGCACACGAAGTTCGCGACGACCCGACGCGAGTACAAGTCCGCGCAAACTGAGGCAAAGTCGGTCGCCAAGATCCTGAGAGACGCGCACACCGGTTTCGTGGACCTGAAGAAGAAGGTCGAATCGGCCCGGGACGACGCCGTGGCCGCTGGTATGGCGGTCTCGGCAGCAGGACGGGCCACCTTCGACTTCACACGCCTCAAGGATCCGTCGCAGGAACATGCCCTGCGCCACGACCCGGACCTGAAAGGGGTGGAGGAGTCCTGGACCTCACACATCGCTTCAGCGGTACGTGCCGTGGACGAGTTCGACAAGGCCGTCAAGCAGGCGCTCGAAGGCGTGGTTGTGGACGGAAACCTGCTTGACGGCACGGTCGGAGGCTTCAACGCCACCACCAGGCCCGTCATCCCCCCGACAGGTCAGGAGCGCAGCGAGCAGAAGTTCACCGACGCGGAAAAGTGGATCTTTGAGGAGATGAAGCGGAACGCGAAGTCGGACACCGTCGGCAACATAAAGGCCCTGCTTGATGAGCCGGAATGGTATGAGTTCAGCCGGAATTACGGTTCGGACATCAACGCCGCGATGGTGATGTGGGGTGTGAAGGTGGCCCCGGGCCAGGACTGGGACCACAAACCTCAGCTCCAACAGCGGTACGACCTCCAGACGATCGACGACTACTACTTCAAGCAGCCCGGAACGAACCGCGAAGTCTTCTACGACATCTACTCCAACGTGCACTACGGATACGTCGGCCGGGCCGCAGGCTTCGACACGGACACCCTGATTCAGGGCGCCTCCCTCGGAGAAACGGTGCTCACGGGAGACGACGACCAAGGCGATCAGATCACGATGCGAGTGGGGATCGACCTCTACGAGAAGTACGGTGACGACCTGACCGAGAAACAGCTCCGGCAAGGAATCAACGACGCGATGGATCAGATGGAGCAAGCGCAGCGCAACGGCGAGGACGTTCCGCAGGTCAGGACCCGGAAGTGA
- a CDS encoding ricin-type beta-trefoil lectin domain protein, with product MLIAVARERANLQDRAAAVFLHQYGELLKLYCARANPHNVHRQMLTDYENTLRIRELNDATNAALEKMAGLTEELQTLREDRDEERRQRITLQQQIHSLRSQNQARAAEKKTALAERDQLRADLTTYESDQQLEKWQPGAEQDGPYAHHPDKPVVVPLSPPSGRTKRRGLVLALIVVGAVVLSLTVYGVTQFDDNHGKNTQGSGGSSPDPTTPITPPVAGGGLVTGGSSSNGGRDADTSGGTSGGASGGNTTGGSSDAGASSGNNGSAGPAGATSTPPASSGYFQLRDVGYGKCLSATSIIQFATCTDSPVTNWTAKKAGSGSSYTLYNESTGQCLAVNINMLIMAACDSNTNLSWRTGTSSTLVNLHSSLCLDESAGWPILASCEPSKPTQHWAKK from the coding sequence GTGCTGATTGCAGTGGCGCGGGAACGCGCGAATCTGCAGGACAGGGCCGCAGCGGTGTTCCTGCACCAGTACGGCGAACTACTGAAGCTGTACTGCGCACGGGCGAACCCGCACAACGTCCACCGCCAGATGCTCACCGACTACGAGAACACCCTTCGGATCCGCGAGCTGAACGACGCGACAAACGCTGCGCTGGAGAAAATGGCCGGCCTCACCGAGGAACTGCAGACGCTGCGGGAGGACCGGGACGAGGAACGCCGGCAACGGATCACCCTGCAGCAGCAGATCCATTCGCTCAGGAGCCAGAACCAGGCCCGGGCCGCGGAGAAGAAAACAGCCCTTGCCGAACGGGACCAGCTCCGTGCCGACCTCACGACGTACGAGAGCGACCAGCAACTGGAGAAGTGGCAACCAGGCGCTGAGCAGGATGGTCCGTATGCGCACCACCCCGACAAACCCGTTGTTGTGCCGCTCTCCCCGCCCTCCGGCCGTACCAAGCGGCGGGGACTCGTACTGGCCCTGATCGTGGTCGGCGCCGTGGTCCTCTCCCTCACTGTCTACGGCGTCACCCAGTTCGACGACAATCACGGCAAGAACACCCAGGGCTCCGGAGGCAGCAGCCCGGACCCCACGACCCCCATAACACCCCCCGTTGCCGGGGGCGGACTCGTGACTGGCGGCAGCTCGTCAAACGGTGGCAGAGACGCCGACACATCCGGGGGCACATCCGGGGGCGCGTCCGGGGGCAACACCACCGGCGGGTCGAGCGACGCGGGCGCCTCCAGCGGAAACAACGGTTCTGCTGGGCCGGCTGGCGCGACCTCGACACCGCCCGCGTCCAGCGGCTACTTCCAGCTCAGGGACGTCGGCTACGGCAAGTGTTTGTCCGCGACCTCCATCATCCAGTTCGCCACCTGCACAGACAGCCCGGTGACCAACTGGACTGCAAAAAAGGCCGGTTCTGGCAGTTCCTACACGCTGTACAACGAGTCCACCGGCCAATGCCTTGCTGTCAACATCAACATGCTGATTATGGCCGCCTGCGACTCCAACACCAACCTGAGTTGGCGCACGGGCACCAGCAGCACCCTCGTGAACCTGCACAGCAGCCTGTGTCTCGATGAGAGTGCCGGCTGGCCAATTCTGGCGTCCTGCGAGCCGTCGAAGCCGACTCAGCACTGGGCGAAGAAGTGA
- a CDS encoding transposase codes for MALDMLDEVRGDWELPDLPVVADAGYGDATGFREGLTERGLTYAVAVKATTTAHPGDATPQRPPYSGQGRPPVSAYPHPHTTLRELARTAGQTATRTVTWRQGSKTTKRNPNAETRSQFLALRVRPANRHIRRNADGSLPDCRLLVEWPPDSAEPTDYWLSTLPADTPLRELVRIAKIRWRVEHDYRELKDGLGPGPLRGPQLPRPAPPRHPRLPRPSLLHNAQARPKSPCTGLTLYAVLRELQALLATWTGACSICGQPAPRPDPHRT; via the coding sequence CTGGCCCTGGACATGCTGGATGAGGTCCGCGGGGACTGGGAGCTGCCGGACCTGCCGGTCGTCGCCGACGCCGGATACGGCGACGCCACGGGCTTTCGCGAGGGCCTGACCGAGCGCGGTCTGACCTACGCGGTCGCGGTCAAGGCCACCACGACCGCCCACCCGGGCGACGCGACGCCCCAGCGCCCGCCGTACTCCGGGCAGGGCCGCCCTCCCGTGTCCGCCTACCCCCACCCCCACACCACCCTGCGCGAACTTGCCCGGACAGCCGGACAGACGGCCACCCGCACCGTCACCTGGCGCCAGGGCAGCAAAACCACCAAGCGCAACCCGAACGCCGAGACGCGCTCGCAGTTCCTGGCCCTGCGGGTCCGCCCGGCCAACCGACACATCCGCCGAAACGCAGACGGCTCCCTTCCCGACTGCCGGCTGCTCGTCGAGTGGCCACCCGACTCCGCCGAACCAACCGACTACTGGCTCTCGACACTGCCCGCCGACACCCCACTGCGCGAGCTCGTCCGAATCGCCAAGATCCGCTGGCGAGTCGAGCACGACTACCGCGAGCTCAAGGACGGCCTCGGCCCTGGACCACTTCGAGGGCCGCAACTACCTCGGCCGGCACCGCCACGTCACCCTCGCCTCCCTCGCCCAAGCCTTCTGCACAATGCTCAGGCTCGACCCAAAAGCCCCTGCACCGGCCTGACCCTCTACGCGGTCCTCCGCGAACTCCAGGCCCTCCTGGCCACCTGGACCGGCGCCTGCTCGATATGCGGCCAACCCGCACCAAGACCCGACCCCCACAGAACCTAA
- a CDS encoding IS701 family transposase: MTPEEMEEVRPRLEAFAAQMLGPLARRDQRAKGELYLRGLMLDGKRKSMQPMAERLGVDHQQLQQFVSSSTWDYSKVREKVARWAAAHISPEAYAIDDVGFPKDGYDSPGVARMYCGALGKRGNCQVGVSVNLVSDRASSAVDWRLFLPESWDDTKHGEDPLPAGAIRRAGPGRASPMRHGTGRSGAWPWTCWMRSAGTGSCRTCRSSPTPDTATPRAFARA; the protein is encoded by the coding sequence GTGACACCTGAGGAGATGGAAGAGGTCCGTCCGCGCCTGGAGGCGTTCGCGGCCCAGATGCTGGGACCCTTGGCCCGTCGGGACCAGCGGGCCAAGGGTGAGCTGTATCTGCGTGGGCTGATGCTGGACGGCAAGCGCAAGTCGATGCAGCCGATGGCCGAGCGTCTGGGCGTGGACCACCAGCAGCTCCAGCAGTTCGTCTCCTCCTCCACCTGGGACTACTCCAAGGTCCGGGAAAAGGTGGCGCGTTGGGCCGCGGCACACATTTCGCCCGAGGCGTACGCGATCGATGATGTCGGTTTCCCCAAGGACGGCTACGACTCGCCGGGGGTGGCGCGGATGTACTGCGGGGCGCTGGGCAAGCGGGGCAACTGCCAGGTCGGGGTCAGTGTGAACCTGGTCTCCGACCGTGCGTCCTCGGCCGTCGACTGGCGCCTGTTCCTGCCCGAGAGCTGGGACGACACCAAGCACGGCGAGGACCCGCTGCCGGCCGGGGCGATCCGGCGCGCCGGGCCAGGGCGGGCGTCCCCGATGCGGCACGGCACCGGGAGAAGTGGCGCCTGGCCCTGGACATGCTGGATGAGGTCCGCGGGGACTGGGAGCTGCCGGACCTGCCGGTCGTCGCCGACGCCGGATACGGCGACGCCACGGGCTTTCGCGAGGGCCTGA
- a CDS encoding helix-turn-helix domain-containing protein, whose amino-acid sequence MSDFDAIDSLLASVGPQTDLPDPEARRALREQAQLSKAQVARALGVSPSTVSAWEAGRDPAGEVRVKYAYLLNGLSAKLATDTTPETEPAVESAVAEPVAADAAAAAGPASFEFEDGDEVEVLTAPEPCVLCGRPAGQRVEGFAQHLDPAGCQGGTVEAQPAPVAGRPAPASKLSERVKGPARRAFQEPSGPVGLIHAAVEGALAEYQGDVEAATAALLKKAIPDAMRLLDETRKGARYDVIAHPWIPDILKKQTSRGADQIWEARPKWTRAELPPGVHEVTALDINGAYLSALKTHLPLGQLEHTTGMPHDRRRAGVHLITPPAWEHGVALPNPIGERDEPGPLWVTEPTLRLLLRLSGPKYGLCEAPEVHESYTSGATENLLEKFRITLKDVRDTAIADGDAVTLEYVKAMYSKFVSTMGESNYNRELYRPDWMHIIRSQAFTNLWMKALKAHDEGLAVVRAMGTDELHVIGDWRRVFPEGRGVTEVKVKDLYTAGTDTMGEEQ is encoded by the coding sequence GTGAGTGACTTCGACGCGATCGACTCGCTCCTCGCCTCCGTCGGCCCGCAGACCGACCTTCCGGACCCCGAGGCCCGCCGCGCTTTGCGCGAGCAGGCTCAGCTGTCCAAGGCGCAGGTGGCCCGTGCTCTCGGGGTGAGCCCGTCCACGGTCAGCGCCTGGGAAGCCGGCCGGGATCCGGCCGGCGAGGTGCGCGTCAAGTATGCCTACCTCCTGAACGGGTTGAGCGCCAAGCTCGCCACCGACACCACGCCTGAAACTGAGCCAGCGGTGGAGTCCGCTGTGGCCGAGCCGGTCGCAGCGGATGCTGCCGCTGCGGCCGGGCCCGCTTCCTTCGAATTCGAAGACGGGGACGAAGTCGAGGTACTCACCGCGCCGGAGCCGTGTGTGCTGTGCGGGCGTCCGGCCGGACAGCGGGTGGAGGGCTTCGCCCAGCACCTGGACCCGGCCGGATGCCAGGGCGGCACAGTCGAGGCGCAGCCGGCCCCGGTAGCCGGCCGGCCCGCTCCGGCCTCGAAGCTGTCGGAGCGTGTCAAGGGCCCGGCCCGCCGGGCGTTCCAGGAGCCGTCTGGCCCGGTGGGCTTGATTCATGCGGCGGTTGAGGGAGCGCTCGCCGAGTACCAGGGCGACGTGGAAGCGGCCACCGCGGCGCTGTTGAAGAAGGCGATCCCGGACGCGATGCGCCTGCTGGACGAGACCCGCAAGGGCGCCCGGTACGACGTGATCGCCCACCCCTGGATTCCCGACATCCTGAAGAAGCAGACCTCCCGGGGTGCGGACCAGATTTGGGAGGCCCGCCCCAAGTGGACCCGCGCCGAACTGCCGCCCGGCGTTCATGAGGTGACGGCACTGGACATCAACGGCGCCTATCTGTCTGCCCTCAAGACTCATCTGCCGCTCGGGCAGCTCGAGCACACCACCGGCATGCCGCATGACCGCCGCCGTGCCGGAGTCCACCTGATCACCCCACCCGCCTGGGAGCACGGCGTCGCGCTGCCTAATCCGATCGGCGAGCGCGACGAACCCGGACCCCTGTGGGTCACCGAACCCACCCTGCGGCTCCTGCTGCGCCTGTCAGGCCCGAAGTACGGGCTGTGCGAGGCGCCGGAAGTCCACGAGTCCTACACTTCGGGGGCGACGGAGAACCTGCTGGAGAAGTTCCGCATCACGCTCAAGGACGTCCGCGACACCGCCATCGCCGACGGCGACGCCGTCACCCTGGAGTACGTGAAGGCGATGTACTCGAAGTTCGTGTCCACCATGGGGGAGTCGAACTACAACCGGGAGCTGTATCGGCCGGACTGGATGCACATCATCCGCTCGCAGGCCTTCACCAACCTCTGGATGAAGGCGCTCAAAGCCCACGATGAAGGACTCGCCGTCGTCCGCGCGATGGGCACCGACGAACTCCACGTCATCGGCGACTGGCGCCGTGTCTTTCCCGAAGGCCGTGGGGTTACCGAGGTCAAGGTCAAAGACCTCTACACCGCGGGCACCGACACGATGGGGGAGGAGCAGTAG
- a CDS encoding helix-turn-helix domain-containing protein — MPERNSDFGRFGASGVRGSELVGRKLDDLAGGIATPVTAKRGLMARLNYLTRSEHARQAARGAGLTVTDRTLKAWLEGKRRPSAKNLKKIDDAYRVVRRQNVARHLLKRLNANGGTRVEIHPLNQSGVARPLQRDVPFRHMNVRRWDRIVGAWAAGDHHGLDAAWTDDILPDLGSQYGAYEYCTNVGFAA, encoded by the coding sequence ATGCCGGAGAGGAACAGTGACTTCGGAAGGTTCGGCGCGAGCGGCGTCAGGGGAAGCGAACTCGTTGGGCGGAAGCTCGACGACCTCGCCGGCGGCATCGCCACCCCCGTCACCGCGAAGCGCGGTCTGATGGCGCGCCTGAACTATCTGACGAGGTCCGAACACGCCCGCCAGGCCGCCAGGGGTGCCGGGCTGACGGTGACCGACCGCACGCTCAAGGCGTGGCTGGAGGGCAAGCGCCGCCCCTCGGCGAAGAACCTGAAGAAGATCGACGACGCCTACCGGGTGGTGCGCCGGCAGAACGTGGCCCGGCACCTGCTCAAGCGCCTCAACGCGAACGGCGGCACCCGGGTGGAGATCCACCCCCTCAACCAGTCCGGCGTCGCCCGCCCGCTGCAGCGCGACGTTCCCTTCCGGCACATGAACGTGCGCCGCTGGGACCGGATCGTCGGCGCGTGGGCGGCCGGTGACCACCACGGCTTGGACGCGGCCTGGACCGACGACATCCTGCCTGATCTGGGATCCCAGTACGGAGCGTACGAGTACTGCACCAACGTCGGCTTCGCTGCATAG